One region of Syntrophorhabdaceae bacterium genomic DNA includes:
- a CDS encoding tyrosine-type recombinase/integrase has product MTQITPTTNGSWSNNLNAARDRREQPSINHALERLSGMELPAREHFESYLRHKWRLNHKQRTIDSSFTSIMLFLDLYGKSGKTELKEIERSDLEAFIEHEQDRGICISTVKTRLACIVAFLHFLLDQDLIPGAVFKKRIRLKLPDTLPRAMNPQDVKKLISIIDHTRDRALIFLLLRTGMRIGEALGLTMNDVDLKDRKVNLFQGEKNDMGRVVYLSNDAVFCLKRWFKWRDPEKVFIFYGKGDAPMCYSTARTRFVKYLREAEIDKKGYTVHALRHTYASELLNAGMRLEVLQQLLGHQDIEMTRRYA; this is encoded by the coding sequence ATGACCCAGATAACACCGACAACCAACGGATCATGGAGTAACAACCTCAACGCAGCACGCGACCGTCGTGAGCAACCCTCAATCAATCACGCCCTCGAAAGGCTCTCCGGTATGGAGCTCCCCGCCAGGGAGCACTTCGAGAGCTATCTGCGCCACAAGTGGCGTCTCAACCACAAGCAAAGGACGATCGATAGCTCCTTCACTTCAATCATGCTCTTCCTCGATTTGTATGGGAAGTCGGGTAAGACAGAGCTGAAGGAGATCGAGCGTTCTGATCTCGAAGCCTTCATCGAGCATGAGCAGGACCGGGGAATATGCATCTCCACGGTCAAGACGAGACTCGCCTGCATCGTTGCCTTTCTCCACTTCCTCCTCGATCAGGATCTCATCCCGGGGGCGGTCTTCAAGAAACGGATCAGACTAAAGCTTCCCGACACGCTCCCCCGCGCCATGAACCCCCAGGATGTGAAGAAACTTATCTCCATCATTGACCACACCCGGGACCGGGCGCTTATCTTTCTCCTCTTGCGCACAGGCATGAGGATCGGCGAGGCATTGGGGCTTACGATGAATGATGTCGACTTAAAGGACAGGAAGGTCAATCTGTTCCAGGGGGAAAAGAACGACATGGGGAGAGTGGTCTACCTGAGCAATGATGCGGTCTTCTGTTTAAAGCGCTGGTTTAAATGGAGGGACCCGGAGAAGGTGTTCATCTTCTACGGCAAGGGCGATGCCCCCATGTGTTACAGCACGGCCCGTACACGCTTCGTCAAGTACCTCAGGGAGGCGGAAATCGATAAAAAGGGCTACACCGTCCATGCCCTCAGGCACACCTATGCATCGGAGCTCTTAAATGCCGGTATGCGGCTGGAAGTCCTCCAGCAGCTCTTGGGTCATCAGGACATCGAGATGACACGCCGCTACGC
- a CDS encoding cation diffusion facilitator family transporter, which translates to MDPETKVQKEKQWAAISSLFAAVGLTALKVIVGLMTGSLGILAEAAHSGLDLIAAGITAFAVNKSSKPADSEHPYGHGKMENLSAFVETILLLVTCFWIVYAALQRIITGKIEIEVNVWSFAVIIVSIIVDASRSRMLYRAARKYSSQALEADALHFSTDIWSSAVVLLGLFCVKLHEWLQAYAFLHYADTVAALIVGIIVIQVSAKLGMRTINALMDSAPTGAEKKIITMVEALPSILDCHNVRIRSAGYQSFIDLHVRINGDLTLREAHDLTEEIERCIKKIIPNSDITVHPEPNP; encoded by the coding sequence ATGGATCCCGAAACAAAGGTACAGAAAGAGAAGCAGTGGGCTGCAATAAGCTCCTTGTTTGCGGCGGTTGGCCTGACCGCATTAAAAGTCATTGTTGGTTTGATGACGGGTAGCCTTGGTATACTTGCTGAGGCGGCCCATTCCGGACTGGATCTAATTGCCGCTGGGATAACCGCATTTGCTGTGAATAAATCCAGCAAGCCTGCTGATAGTGAGCATCCCTATGGTCACGGCAAAATGGAGAACCTCTCTGCCTTCGTCGAGACAATACTGCTACTGGTCACCTGTTTCTGGATCGTCTATGCGGCCCTCCAGCGTATTATTACTGGAAAAATTGAAATAGAAGTAAATGTATGGTCGTTTGCCGTCATCATTGTATCGATTATTGTGGATGCGTCACGATCACGCATGTTGTACCGGGCTGCCAGAAAATATAGCAGTCAAGCACTTGAAGCTGATGCATTACACTTCAGTACCGATATTTGGAGCTCAGCGGTTGTTCTTTTGGGTTTGTTCTGTGTGAAACTTCATGAATGGCTGCAGGCCTATGCGTTCCTCCACTATGCAGACACTGTTGCTGCACTCATAGTAGGTATAATAGTGATCCAGGTAAGTGCAAAATTGGGTATGCGAACAATCAATGCCCTCATGGACTCGGCACCAACAGGGGCAGAGAAAAAAATCATCACTATGGTAGAGGCGTTGCCAAGCATACTGGATTGCCATAACGTCCGTATTCGTTCTGCCGGCTATCAATCGTTCATAGATCTTCATGTACGTATCAACGGTGATCTCACATTACGAGAAGCCCATGATCTCACCGAAGAGATTGAACGTTGTATCAAAAAAATCATACCTAATTCCGATATTACAGTGCACCCCGAACCAAATCCATAA